Proteins co-encoded in one Betaproteobacteria bacterium genomic window:
- a CDS encoding DUF1780 domain-containing protein has product MGIFDVNTSRYLQDQREALRASVEYFRSGNAIERNLWVGREFLQNLNLSFVEGEVMAPPSDPPDLIFRDFHAEVKEILDPGRKRHAEYKEALLKAERARDPQELLKDFSPKHLLPSELVNLVESRMPSMSDKYVRAFRATTDLFDLRESFGALAVSWSVAELRAALGVFVAFGFRGIWMGKLRLCCQVHCSAVPYR; this is encoded by the coding sequence TTGGGCATCTTTGACGTGAATACCTCCCGGTATCTTCAGGACCAAAGAGAGGCGCTACGGGCCTCGGTGGAATACTTCCGGAGTGGCAACGCCATCGAACGCAATCTCTGGGTTGGACGCGAGTTCCTTCAGAACCTTAACCTCTCGTTTGTCGAAGGCGAGGTGATGGCCCCGCCCTCGGATCCCCCTGACCTGATATTCCGTGACTTCCATGCCGAGGTTAAGGAGATACTCGACCCTGGGCGTAAGAGGCATGCAGAGTACAAAGAGGCACTGCTCAAAGCGGAGCGTGCGCGTGATCCACAAGAACTTCTTAAGGACTTCTCCCCGAAACACTTGCTGCCATCAGAACTCGTGAACCTAGTTGAATCGCGAATGCCGTCGATGTCGGATAAGTATGTCCGCGCATTTCGCGCGACGACGGATCTCTTTGATCTACGTGAATCTTTTGGAGCACTTGCCGTGTCCTGGAGCGTGGCCGAACTGCGAGCGGCTCTCGGAGTTTTCGTGGCGTTCGGTTTCCGCGGTATTTGGATGGGGAAGTTACGTCTTTGTTGCCAAGTCCACTGCTCCGCAGTTCCTTATAGATAA